In Primulina eburnea isolate SZY01 chromosome 14, ASM2296580v1, whole genome shotgun sequence, the following proteins share a genomic window:
- the LOC140811239 gene encoding uncharacterized protein encodes MANITKLEFEALDLTGKNYLSWILDAEVHLISMNLGDTIKEGNEMSQQDRAKALIFLRHHLNDGLKVEYLTVKEPRELWKNLKERFDHQRTVILPRARYEWMHLRLQDFKSVSDYNSALFKTSSTLILCGEKVTDQDMLEKTFSTFHASNVLLQQQYRERGFQRYSELISCLLVAEQNKELLMKNHQMRPTGSTPFPEANGTTFPEEYEIAFPEVNANSTKNHNNESGRGRGRGRGRGRGQRRYYQQQNGKKHKTSHQQWNSNNEEAKEKSSKVYEEKCYRCGMEGHWSRTCRTAKHLVDLYQKSIKENGKMEINFVDNDDPIDITHLDVSDFFANPDGNIDNLIGGGVLENNE; translated from the coding sequence ATGGCGAACATCACCAAACTTGAATTTGAAGCACTTGACTTGActggaaaaaattatttatcatggATTTTGGATGCCGAGGTCCACCTTATCTCTATGAATTTAGGAGATACAATAAAAGAAGGAAATGAAATGTCCCAGCAGGACCGTGCAAAGGCACTTATTTTTCTCCGTCATCACCTCAATGATGGGTTGAAAGTCGAATATCTCACTGTGAAAGAGCCACGAGAACTTTGGAAAAAtctaaaagaaagatttgaccATCAACGAACTGTAATTCTCCCAAGAGCCCGATATGAATGGATGCACCTAAGGTTACAAGATTTTAAGTCCGTAAGTGACTATAACTCTGCATTATTCAAGACTAGTTCCACACTGATACTTTGTGGAGAGAAAGTCACTGATCAAGACATGTTAGAAAAAACATTCTCCACTTTTCATGCATCAAACGTGCTCCTGCAGCAGCAATATCGTGAACGTGGATTTCAAAGGTACTCTGAACTCATCTCATGCTTACTAGTTGCTGAACAAAACAAGGAGCTGCTCATGAAAAATCACCAAATGCGCCCAACTGGATCCACACCATTTCCTGAAGCAAATGGAACTACATTTCCTGAAGAATATGAAATTGCATTTCCTGAAGTGAATGCTAATTccactaaaaatcataacaatgaaagtggacgtggacgtggacgtgggcGTGGGCGTGGGCGTGGCCAAAGAAGATACTATCAGCAACAAAATGGAAAGAAACATAAAACAAGCCACCAGCAATGGAATTCCAATAATGAAGAAGCAAAAGAAAAGAGTTCCAAAGTATATGAAGAAAAATGTTATAGATGTGGAATGGAAGGGCATTGGTCTCGTACCTGTCGTACGGCAAAACATCTTGTGGATCTATATCAAAAATCAATCAAGGAAAATGGAAAAATGGAGATAAATTTTGTGGACAATGATGATCCAATTGATATAACTCACTTGGACGTCTCTGATTTCTTTGCTAATCCAGATGGAAATATAGATAATTTGATTGGTGGTGGTGTGTTAGAAAATAATGAGTAA
- the LOC140812006 gene encoding photosystem II repair protein PSB27-H1, chloroplastic-like → MASPTLITPAAARKPLQPVKSKLTSNPTTTTPDIVSLPSRRRDLMSLSAGFLLLSPVKYALAASDEEYAKETAKAIEKVRTTLNLDKNDPNISAAVSELRDISNGWVAKYRKEKTLLSRSSFREMYSALNAVSGHYISFGPTAPLPAKRKQRILEEMDTAEKALSRGR, encoded by the coding sequence ATGGCCTCCCCAACTCTGATCACTCCCGCCGCCGCCAGAAAACCCCTTCAACCCGTCAAATCAAAACTCACTTCCAACCCCACCACTACCACCCCTGATATAGTCTCGCTTCCCAGTCGTCGCCGCGACCTCATGTCTCTGTCAGCCGGCTTCCTGCTTCTATCACCGGTCAAATATGCACTAGCTGCTTCGGACGAGGAATACGCGAAGGAGACGGCGAAGGCGATCGAAAAGGTTAGAACCACCCTAAATCTGGACAAGAATGACCCCAACATCTCGGCCGCGGTGTCGGAGCTGCGGGACATCTCCAACGGTTGGGTGGCGAAGTACAGGAAGGAGAAAACCCTACTGAGCCGGTCCTCGTTCCGCGAGATGTATTCGGCCCTCAATGCTGTTTCTGGTCATTATATTAGCTTCGGCCCGACGGCTCCGCTACCTGCGAAGAGAAAGCAGAGAATCTTGGAGGAGATGGATACCGCGGAGAAGGCGCTTTCGAGGGGAAGATAG